The Muntiacus reevesi chromosome 5, mMunRee1.1, whole genome shotgun sequence genome segment GGTACCAGTTCTTGGCTCAgagattggggacccctgctctagaacTGTGGGCAGCTGTGCTGCGACCTTAAGAAGGGGCCACCTTGAATGTAGGAGGAGACTAACCCTGCGGAGGCCAGACCGGGAACACAGAACCCACACTGCTGGTGACTTCGAGTCTCCAGATGAGACCATCCTGAAGCCCACgcgtgccggggtccagccttggcaggatccagggggtaccctcaggatgaacggcgtcggcgagaaagagaagacacatgagaccagccttgatagggccaagtctgcgagggggagagagagaaagagagagagagagagaatgaccagacgggggtgtttgcagggtctggcagagtctggcagagtctggcagagtctggccatcctttattttttaccatagcttttataccctaagttagtacatttctaaggggaagatagtttaacattatgtCAGCTTGTCcatcacgaaaccagggtgttttctgcgtacttctttgtttatgagggtcttgtacattatcttctgaccctggggcctattaacattttatgcaggtcaggtgaatgtaaacctattttctgtttctacggggaccttaactgaaaggtagcagtctcatagggcaacagtacagagtagaagtataaccttgttaacacaaaaattaagccttctgcagaagttgtcagttgagtttatctaagaagtttaccccacacagactctgaggcttcagtgaggcagcctctgcctagcactcctggctgacaattagcaaccatctcattgttaccacactagggctaagctcttatttttctagatctataactatattaacaatggtttctataacacaaccttagcacattaagagcaaaaacacagcaagcaaatgttaacccaatagctacttttagaataatttttcttgtgttttctaatagggcttcctcaccccctgaaggactctatgtctattagggcctttatatgatcaggttctttatgttattttatgattagggtattatgagcagtcatgcatattagtactaAAGGCATAAacacatttgccaaacaaactaaaataccagcaaaggagcttaaattaaaacactccttttaccttggataatctcataaaataccaccacctgggaaacttattgattaaagttttaaattgattgttatttggaaagagatcagggaaggccttctgcctgtgtcacccaaattagggagtagtctattgaagcaagcatcagaaagacagatatcatctttaaggtgagcgctgggggcagcttttcggaatccctgaaaacctgatccgccttgcccatcaggttttctcttcatgaccttgtcatgggtgggatctcgtgagctggccttttcgaaacccctgaaaacctgatccaccttgcccgtcaggttttctccctcgtgaccttgtcatgggtgggatcttgtgtgctggctcccggcacacGCGTGTTTGATCCACACGGATGGAGACATTCCCTCTGGAAGTGGCTGGCAAGGGACACTGTGTGACTCTCCATGGTAGGAATTCTGCATGACAGCTTCTAGAGAGGCCCCAGCTGACCAGCTCCTCACACTGTTTCCACGTCGTCACAGTACTTACCGCTGTCCGAAGGGGCTCTTTATGCCTTGGGTTGTCAGCTGCTCACGTGTGACCCACTAGAGCAGGGGACTCATCTGTACTTCAAGTTGCTCCTGCAGGGAtggcacacagtgggtgctcagAGAATACTGGTGAATGGCCGATGACCTGTTCACCAACTCTTTTATTCTGACCAGACCGCGTggctcgtgggatcttagttccccgaccagtggcccctgcagtggaagtgcagagtcttaaccaccaccaccagggaagtcccctcaccaagtgtttcttttctctctgctgttGCTGTCCTCTCTGCCTGAAATAGTCCCAACCCCTTTCTCCAGCCAACGCTACCCCCCTCTCAACTGCAGGTCACTTATCAGATGCTCTGAGACCCCTGCCTGGGCCCCCACCTCAAATGGTCTTCCCTGAGTCCCAGGTTTCTCTCTCATCTTACAAGACTGATCGCTCTTGGCAGCAAATGTCAGTTCACATCTCTGGCTCCCCATTCTTCATCCATTTGACAGTTTAGCTGAATACCTACTATGAGACAGGCGCTATGGAGGCTGGGAAAATAGCACTGGGAAAACTACATAAATACTGCATTCATGGATCTTACATTCTAGTGAGGGAAAGACAGTAACAAGTGAATAAGAAAAAGACATGATTTGACAGCTGAATACtatgaaggaaaatgaagcagaggaggagatgaggtGGTGGGGGATGAGCAGACTTAACTGGGGAAGTCAGAGGTGACTTAAAGGGGAAGGTGACATTTCAGCAAAGACTTGAATGAGGTAAGGGAGTAAGCCAAGTGGCTAAATACAGAGGTATAAATTTGAGAAACCTCAGCATGTGAATGGTATTTAAAGCCATGAACTTCTAGGGCATCATGAAGGGACTGATTGTGGATATACAGGTGGAGTCCAGGACTGAACTTGGGGCCTGGGAAGGTTTAGAGGTTACGAGCAAGAGGAGCAACCCATAAAGGAGATAAGAAGCAATAGGAAAGCtggaaagaaatcaagaaagcCTGGTATCCTAGAAACCAGGACAGGAGTTTCAAGGTAAGAAGTAAACCACCATGCCAAATGCCATGGATGAAAGGTCTGAGAAGTGGCCATTGGATGAAGAATATGGGGGTCACTGGTGACTTTGATAAGGGGGCAGAGACTGAAATTGCTAACATGTTGGGGTGAATATATGAAAAGCTGTATGTATCAAGATGCTCTTTGTGGCACTGTTTGTAAGATGGGAAATCTGAAACTTGAATATTCAACAAGACGAAATTGATTGTGGCAGATAAGGTGCATATAAGCAACAAAACACTATGTAGCCATTAAAATAGTGCTTTAGAATGTGAGAAGTGTTCGATTTACGTTACTAAGTGAACAAGCTGGTCACAGAACAACATACACATTAAGAACCTATTTTTGTATTTgacatgtgttagttgctcagtcctgcctgaacTCTTCCAGGTCCCATGGggaactctttgtgatcccaccaggctcctctgtccatggatttctccaggcaagaatgctggaatgggttgccatttcctcctgcaagggatcttccccacccagggattgagcccgcgtcttctgcattgcagccagattcttgaccactgagccaccaggtacgCCCCGTTTATAGCACAATAGAAGATAAAGTATGGGTTGGCAAACATTCTTTGTAAATGGCCAGACAGTAAATGTTTTAGACTTTCTGGGCATTCAGCTTTAACGTGGAAGGTGTCATAGACAAAATGTCAATGAATGAGATGGTggctatgtttcaataaaacattatttatggaccctgaaattttatttcatgatttCCATGTATCATGAAATATTCTATTTATGTCTCCCCAAGCTTTAAAAAGAGTATAAAGACCATTCTTTGCCCACTGAGTGCAGAAAAACTAGAATAGGGTTGGATCTGACCTGCAGGCCATAGTTTGCTTACCTATTCATTCCCTGCATCTTGTGTTTCGTTGTTGTTGCTTGTTTCCCAAAACACTTCTCGTTCTTTAATAAACtggataatttattttaaaaatatatttactgtttGTGATCCACACCCCTCTTTTCCCTCTCAGCCTCCAATAATTCAAGTTCCAGGAGCTGCaagttattttattcattgatGTATCCCAGGCTCCTAGATAAATGCCTGGGACACGGTAGCAGATTATTAAACAGTTGTTGAATGTATTAATGAATAATATattaatcaatcctaaaagaaatcaactctgattattcatgggaaggactgccGCTGAAGaggaaaactccaatactttggccacctgatgtgaagaaaagacACTGACGCTAGGAAAGCCTGAGGGCAAGaaaaggggagggaagaggatgaaatggttggatagcatctgactcaatggacatgaatttacgcaaactccgggagatatggaaagacacaggagcctggcagttcacgggggtcacaaagagtcgacacgacttaGACGTCTGAACAATAACAACTCGTATAATTAACAACCtaatataaaaaacaacaaaccaaagaCCTTCTTCCGTGAGCCCCCAACCCTAAGAAAGTCCACAGCTTGCGAGGGTCCTGGCGCCCACTTCTCGAGATCCGCCCCTCAACCCCCCAGCCGAGCACGCACGTTCACTCCCCGCGACGCAGCCTTGACGCCACTAGGAGACGCCCAAGCGGCCGCCCGCTAGGTAAAAACACCACTCCCACGTGACCGGCGTCGCACCCGGTGAGCGTCACGTGACGGACTCAGTTTTCCTCCAATCGTTGCACATGTTGTGGGGATTCCACCCAGGACCTGACCTGAGCTTTAAAACACCCTATGCCCCCGCCAACCAAACTGGCCGGCTCCGTCAGCAAGCTGGGCGGCGGTGTCTCTTAAGAACCTACTCGTAAAGCCGCTTTGGGGAAGACCGGGCCTACAACGTGCTCAGTCCCGGAAGTGACGGCTCCCAGAGGGGCCGGAAGTGGCAGTGGAGGGAGGGAAGATGGCGGAGGTGGTGAGTCCGGTgcccggggcggggcggagggagCCAGGGGAGGTGGGTAGAGCCCGAGGCCCCCCAGTAGCCGACCCTGGCGCCGCGCTGTCTCCCCAGGGGGAGATAATCGAGGGCTGCCGCCTGCCCGTGCTGCGGCGGAACCAGGACAACGAAGATGAGTGGCGTGAGTGACGTCGGGGGGCGGGGCTAAGGAACCTGAGGGCGAGGGGCGGGGGGAGAGTCAACAGAAccccggggagggggtggggcctCTAGAATCCTGGAGCGGGCGGGGCGCAGATACTCAGGAGGGGCGTGGCTTTTAGCCTTTAGagctgggcagggcagggcttGAAGAGGGGATGGCACTTGGTGACTAACCGGGGCTTGAGAGAGCATTTTCAAGTGCTGGGGCTTTAGGGTTCGGGCCTGGTGATGGAGTTCAGGTGGTAGGAGGGTGGAGCTTCATGGCCTGGTCCGTCTAAGGCCCTTGCCTTTGCTGTTCCCACAGCACTCGCTGAGATTCTGAGCGTGAAGGACATCAGTGGCCGGAAGCTTTTCTACGTCCATTACATTGATTGTGAGTTCTGGGCCGGGATGAGGTGGGGCTGGAGGGTTGGGGGGCAGCCTCTGGCACTCCTTCCTGAGCCATCCCCACTGCTGCAGTTAATAAACGCCTGGATGAATGGGTGACCCACGAGCGTCTGGACCTGAAGAAGATCCAGTTCCCCAAGAAAGAGGCCAAGACCCCCACCAAGAACGGACTTCCTGGGTCCCGACCCGGCTCACCAGAGAGAGAGGTGGTGAGTAGGTCCCCTGCTTCACCTCTTCTCTCCTGCCTACTTTTCAAATCTCTTGGCCTCAGTGGCTCCCAGATAGGCAAGAGGCTGTGCCCTCCCACCCTGGCTTCAGCTTGTAAAGGATGGGGGCCAAACTGCAGATGTAGCTTCCAGAGTCCAGTGACTGTACCTGTGTCCTTGagagggcagagggtggggtTTGATCACTCTGTGCCGAGGGGGCCCTActtcccttccccatcccaccaccaTCCCAGCCCCAGAGGAAGACCCTGGACTATCTCTACAGCCGGCCTCCGCCCAGGCCAGCGGGAAGACCTTGCCAATCCCGGTTCAGATCACACTCCGCTTCAACCTGCCCAAGGAGCGGGAGGCCATTCCCGGTGGCGAGCCCGACCAGCCGctctcctccagctcctgcctGCAGCCCAACCACCGCTCAACGGTACCCTCAGCAATTCCAGGGACCTTGCTTTCCTCTCAGGTCCCACCTTCTCTACCTTCTGACCCACCTGTCCTGGTTTCTCTCTGCAGAAACGGAAGGTGGAGGTGGTTTCACCAGCAACTCCAGTGCCCAGCGAGACAGCCCCGGCCTCAGTTTTCCCCCAGGTGAGTCCCCCAAGCCATCTCTTCTGCCCTCTTACCCTCTGGTAGCCCCCTTTGGGCTCACCTCACAGCCACCCTTTCTGTCCTTCCCCTATCATTTGCAGAATGGATCAGCCCGGAGGGCAGTGGCAGCTCAGCCCGGGCGGAAGCGGAAATCGAATTGCTTGGGCACTGATGAGGTAggtctggggaggagggaagctgGGTGAAACGAAGGGACATAAGGAGGACATGGGGTTTAGTGActactttaaaaatgaacaaggGGTACTGGGCAGAAATGGTGTTGGAATTAGGAGTGAGGCGGAACTGATTCAGATCTGGCACTAGGTGATCTTTTTCACCTTCCAGGTGAAAATCATCCAAGTCTGGGTTTCTTCAGTTGGCAAGTGGGGATTACACTACCTCCCCTAGGAGGGTTGCTGTTAGGTTTGGACAAGGAAACCTGTGGAAGGCTGTGAGCTGTAGAGTGTGCTGCTTGAGTTGTCTTCTGTAACCTGGTATCTTTCATGGGCCCTGGGCAGGACTCCCAAGACAGCTCAGATGGAATCCCGTCCGCTCCTCGCATGACTGGGAGCCTGGTATCTGACCGGAGCCACGACGACATCGTCACCCGGATGAAGAACATTGAGTGCATCGAGCTGGGCCGGCACCGCCTCAAGCCGTGGTACTTCTCCCCGTACCCTCAGGAGCTCACTGCGCTGCCCGTCCTCTACCTCTGCGAGTTCTGCCTCAAGTATGGCCGAAGCCTCAAGTGTCTGCAGCGTCACTTGGTATGAGGAGTCCCAGGGGTCACCCTCCTAGCAGCCCACCCCTCACCTCAGCCCCTGTGCCTGATTCTCCTCTCTTCCTCAGACCAAGTGTGACCTGCGACATCCTCCAGGCAACGAGATATACCGCAAGGGTACCATCTCCTTCTTTGAGATCGATGGACGTAAGAACAAGGTCAGTGGCGGAGGGGCAGCAGGAAGTCTTTGGTGCCGGGAGTCTGGGGGAGTCGAGGGAGCAGGTTCTTCAGCTCAGGAAGACACTGACTGTTAACAGCTAACAGATCTCGGGTGCTGGTAGATACAGAGTGACCAGGAGTTAGACAAAATCTCTGCTCTTTGAGAGCTCACAGGGGAAAAACAAACAGGCCAGTAGCAGTTTGGATCCCAGTGTGACATGTTTCATGAGAAAAGTGGGCTGTCAAGATCTTGGGGTGATCAGTcaggcttcacagaggaggtaaCCTCTGAACCTTGCTACAAGGGTAGGGTGGGTACAGGAGCCCCCAGCAGTGGGTTCTTAGGAGTGGATGTACTGGCAGAGCCCAGAGACCctgcaggttcagttccagaccaccgtGACAAGGTGAACTTCAAAATAAAGCAGGCACACAAGATTTACTGGTTGCCCAAactatataaaagttatatttatgcTGTGCCACAGTCTATTAAGTGTGTGATAACAGTATCTAAAGAAAATTACAGTGGTAACATCCAGAATCACTGATTATTGTAACAAATACAATAATGAAAAGGTTTGGAATATTATTGCAAGAATTATGAAAAGGTGACAGAGATGTgatgtgagcaaatgctgttggaaaaatggcactgataaaCTCaaggcagggttgccacaaacctttgttaagaaaaaaaatgcaatgtcTGTGAAAGTCAGTAAAAAGAGGTGTGCTGTGTAGATAGTGAGCCTCGAAGCGCTGTCCTTCCGGCTGGAGCACAGACAGGATGAGGGAAGGCTGTTACAAGGACAGAGTTCAGGTGGTGGGATTGAGGTCAGCTGGGAAAGGGGGACATTACAGGTCTGGGGCCTCACACCTGCCTTAGTctggctgtggggagggagaagggaatagcCTGCAAGGACCTCTAAGAGTGAAAGGCCTCCATCCCTGGGGCCTGGAGGGCGGGGAGAGAGGGCCAATCACTGACTGGCAGGAGAGAGCTCTGGCTTGGGTGCTGGGGGAGCTTAAGAGAAAGATGCTGCTTTAGTCATTGTTAACTGTGTTAGGTGCGGGGTTGGGTATCCAAGTGGCCATGCCTAGCAGGTGCTTAAAAAGCCTCTGGTGAAATGCAGGAGAGTTGTGAGCATGGAGTACAGTACCAAGATGAATTTTACTGGGGCCGTCCTTGAGAGACCCCAGACTTCTTCACCTGTGTTGTAGACGAGCAGATGTGTTTTCAGGAGGTGTGACTGGGCAAGAGAGTACTGTGGCTTTTTGACAGCAGAACTCCTGAGACTGTCACACAGGCAGAGCTTTTCTCGTAAGCTTTGGTCAGTCTTCCTGTGAGCGCACACATCAGTTTGCTGACTGGTAACTGTGCAGAGGGCAGTGGAGGCCTTCCAGGCCAGTTAGGTGGAGGTGCAGGGAGTAGGGGCAAACCTGCCCAGCTCACCAGGAGGTGGGTGCCTGAATACCATCACAGCTGGAACAGGGACTCCTGGACACTAAGAAGGGCCCGTGCCTAGGGACAGCCTGGCCCAGGGATGGGTTCAGGCACCAGGGAAGAAGGCTTAGCCCCTTTCAGCCTGGGGGACAAAGAAGCTCCAGGCTGACCCCAGCCTGACGGCCACGCTCCAGGAGAGCCACCCGGGGTGGTGACAGACCTTGTCTTTCACAGAGCTACTCCCAAAACCTGTGTCTACTGGCTAAGTGTTTCCTCGACCACAAGACGTTGTACTATGACACAGACCCTTTCCTCTTCTACGTCATGACAGAGTACGACTGCAAAGGCTTCCATATAGTGGGCTACTTCTCCAAGGTGAGCGCTCCTGCAGGCGGTGCCTCAGTCCTGCCCTGGGCTGGGTCCCTCCCCTCACGCTCACTCCGGCCCATCTTTTCCAGGAAAAGGAGTCCACGGAAGACTACAACGTGGCCTGCATCCTGACCCTACCCCCCTACCAGCGCCGGGGCTATGGCAAGCTGCTGATCGAGTTCAGTGAGTACTCAGGCTGCTGGCCGGGGGCCGGGGCAGTAGCAGGCTGGCACAGGCCCCAGGGGGCTGCACACACAGACGGACGGGGCTGCTGTGTTCCCAGCCGTGGCCTTGCAGCCCAGTCACCAGGGGAGCTGGCCAGAAATAAAGGTGGGACCCTCCAGGGTTCTCTCCGTCCTGGGGTGACTGCCCTGCTTGTCTGCACTAGGCTCTCGGTCCCTCGTAGTTCCTTGGCCACGGTGGTGAGCACCACTCAGCTGTTCCCAAATCTGACTCATCAGCCCCTGCCCAGGGCCATGGGCAGAAGCCGAGTGAGCCACTCCTGCTCAGCTGTCTGGTCCTGTGCAGTTGTACACGTTCTGGGCAAGGACCTGTGGCTCATTTCCCCACTTGTTGCCTGAGCGTGTGGACAGTGGATGTCACATCAACATGACTCACAGGGGATCTGGCCTCCGCCCCTCGTCAAATGTGAACTCCGCACTGGCCTCCAAGGCCCCCTCCActgcccagcctcctcccctcaTTCTGTTCACCTCACCATTCACTGCACCCTTGGAATAACCACGCTCTGACCTGGGAGATGAGGAGGGAGCCTTGGCTCCCTGACGAAGACATAGAGGCCCAACTTGATCACGGGTCACCTTGAGTTTTATTGGTAGAAAGATGCCAAGATGGGGGTCACATCTTCAGGAAGCCCTCTGCCTGGCAGAGCAGGAGGATGCTTAGGAAACTCAGCTTAAGCCTTGGAGCTCAGACCCAGTGGAGACGGGGTGTGTGTGGGGCCACCGAGGAGATGTGCTCAGTGCCTGGCGGGAGCAGACAGGATACCAGAAGCAGCAGTCCAGGCAGCTCCTAAGGGCAGGCGGTGTTCACTGCGAGGGGCCAGGAGGCCCTGCCACTGAGGCGGCAAGTGTGGCCTCCAGTTGATTGGCCAGGACCCTGCGTGCCCGCCCAGCAAAGCTGAGTGAGAGTGCTGGTGTGCCCCTTCTCTCttccctgcttcctgcctccGAAGCAGAGGCCTCTGTCTTCCCCACCAGGCTGTTTGGTGGAAATCACAGGAGGCTGGGCAAGAGGGTCAGACTGGCTAATAAAGATGTATCAAGGGGAAAGCAGAAAGGCTACACTCCAACACAAGGCTTGTGATGACTGAGGGTGAAGAAGGGCTTCTAGAAATAGTGGAGACATCTCAGGGCCCTGATGGGAAAAATGAAGACTCTGTCCAACAGACGTGAAACCATTCAGGGTTTTGCAGGGCCTGAGGGTCTTACCAGGAACCGCCTGCCAGTACCTAGTGGTCCCCAGGGTAGAGGAGGGCAGAGCGGTCGAATTGGGAGGGAAAGAGCCTGGCAAAGGCAGTTACTGCTGAGGAACAGCCTCTCTGACTGGGAAGTGCTTTGGCATTACTCGCCTTACTTCCTCCCAGACACCCAGCCTGGTCTTAGAGCCGCTGATGCTTCTCCGCTCACAGCTGGGAGACTGTTGTGACTGAGAATCTGAGCATCCCCTGGCCTGGACCAAAGGGGGGCCTGGCCCACTTCTCTCCTCACATACCCAGAGAGAGAGTCTGGTAGGACCGAGGAAAACTGGAGGCACTTTCTTTCCACAAGCCATTCTCTGTACTTCCCCATCCCTCCTGTAAGCCCTTGCTGGCTCCTGGTTGATTGTAGCTTCAGCACACAGCTGAAGAGTAGGCATGCTAGTCCTttatgaggaaactaaggcaccaAACAGACAAGCCACATACCCAGACCACAGAACCACCAGGTGGCAGGCCCAAGGCGGGACCATGCAGTCTACCCGGTCACCTGTGTTCTTAAGACACTAGTGGCACAATACTGTGATTGTTTATCCACCTCCTCCTGCTCCATTGCTTTAGGCTACGAACTCTCCAAGGTGGAAGGGAAAACGGGGACCCCTGAGAAGCCCCTCTCGGACCTTGGCCTCCTGTCCTACCGAAGCTACTGGTCCCAGACCATCCTGGAGATCTTGATGGGGTTGAAGTCAGAGAGCGGGGAGAGGCCACAGATCACCATCAAGTGAGCCTGGCCCTGCCTACCCGGGGGTGCATGACATGACCTGTTCCCGGGCTTTTTCACTCCTCGGGCTACTGGGGCCTGGGGCAGAGATGGAGGCCCCCAGG includes the following:
- the KAT5 gene encoding histone acetyltransferase KAT5 isoform X1, with product MAEVVSPVPGAGRREPGEVGRARGPPVADPGAALSPQGEIIEGCRLPVLRRNQDNEDEWPLAEILSVKDISGRKLFYVHYIDFNKRLDEWVTHERLDLKKIQFPKKEAKTPTKNGLPGSRPGSPEREVPASAQASGKTLPIPVQITLRFNLPKEREAIPGGEPDQPLSSSSCLQPNHRSTKRKVEVVSPATPVPSETAPASVFPQNGSARRAVAAQPGRKRKSNCLGTDEDSQDSSDGIPSAPRMTGSLVSDRSHDDIVTRMKNIECIELGRHRLKPWYFSPYPQELTALPVLYLCEFCLKYGRSLKCLQRHLTKCDLRHPPGNEIYRKGTISFFEIDGRKNKSYSQNLCLLAKCFLDHKTLYYDTDPFLFYVMTEYDCKGFHIVGYFSKEKESTEDYNVACILTLPPYQRRGYGKLLIEFSYELSKVEGKTGTPEKPLSDLGLLSYRSYWSQTILEILMGLKSESGERPQITINEISEITSIKKEDVISTLQYLNLINYYKGQYILTLSEDIVDGHERAMLKRLLRIDSKCLHFTPKDWSKRGKW
- the KAT5 gene encoding histone acetyltransferase KAT5 isoform X2; its protein translation is MAEVGEIIEGCRLPVLRRNQDNEDEWPLAEILSVKDISGRKLFYVHYIDFNKRLDEWVTHERLDLKKIQFPKKEAKTPTKNGLPGSRPGSPEREVPASAQASGKTLPIPVQITLRFNLPKEREAIPGGEPDQPLSSSSCLQPNHRSTKRKVEVVSPATPVPSETAPASVFPQNGSARRAVAAQPGRKRKSNCLGTDEDSQDSSDGIPSAPRMTGSLVSDRSHDDIVTRMKNIECIELGRHRLKPWYFSPYPQELTALPVLYLCEFCLKYGRSLKCLQRHLTKCDLRHPPGNEIYRKGTISFFEIDGRKNKSYSQNLCLLAKCFLDHKTLYYDTDPFLFYVMTEYDCKGFHIVGYFSKEKESTEDYNVACILTLPPYQRRGYGKLLIEFSYELSKVEGKTGTPEKPLSDLGLLSYRSYWSQTILEILMGLKSESGERPQITINEISEITSIKKEDVISTLQYLNLINYYKGQYILTLSEDIVDGHERAMLKRLLRIDSKCLHFTPKDWSKRGKW
- the KAT5 gene encoding histone acetyltransferase KAT5 isoform X4 — encoded protein: MAEVGEIIEGCRLPVLRRNQDNEDEWPLAEILSVKDISGRKLFYVHYIDFNKRLDEWVTHERLDLKKIQFPKKEAKTPTKNGLPGSRPGSPEREVKRKVEVVSPATPVPSETAPASVFPQNGSARRAVAAQPGRKRKSNCLGTDEDSQDSSDGIPSAPRMTGSLVSDRSHDDIVTRMKNIECIELGRHRLKPWYFSPYPQELTALPVLYLCEFCLKYGRSLKCLQRHLTKCDLRHPPGNEIYRKGTISFFEIDGRKNKSYSQNLCLLAKCFLDHKTLYYDTDPFLFYVMTEYDCKGFHIVGYFSKEKESTEDYNVACILTLPPYQRRGYGKLLIEFSYELSKVEGKTGTPEKPLSDLGLLSYRSYWSQTILEILMGLKSESGERPQITINEISEITSIKKEDVISTLQYLNLINYYKGQYILTLSEDIVDGHERAMLKRLLRIDSKCLHFTPKDWSKRGKW
- the KAT5 gene encoding histone acetyltransferase KAT5 isoform X3; translation: MAEVVSPVPGAGRREPGEVGRARGPPVADPGAALSPQGEIIEGCRLPVLRRNQDNEDEWPLAEILSVKDISGRKLFYVHYIDFNKRLDEWVTHERLDLKKIQFPKKEAKTPTKNGLPGSRPGSPEREVKRKVEVVSPATPVPSETAPASVFPQNGSARRAVAAQPGRKRKSNCLGTDEDSQDSSDGIPSAPRMTGSLVSDRSHDDIVTRMKNIECIELGRHRLKPWYFSPYPQELTALPVLYLCEFCLKYGRSLKCLQRHLTKCDLRHPPGNEIYRKGTISFFEIDGRKNKSYSQNLCLLAKCFLDHKTLYYDTDPFLFYVMTEYDCKGFHIVGYFSKEKESTEDYNVACILTLPPYQRRGYGKLLIEFSYELSKVEGKTGTPEKPLSDLGLLSYRSYWSQTILEILMGLKSESGERPQITINEISEITSIKKEDVISTLQYLNLINYYKGQYILTLSEDIVDGHERAMLKRLLRIDSKCLHFTPKDWSKRGKW